Proteins found in one Halobaculum sp. MBLA0147 genomic segment:
- a CDS encoding aspartate/glutamate racemase family protein has translation MRPGERHDEPGASSLRTVGVLGGMSPASTSHYYDGIVEGVTEARGGHTSAPVIVYSVNFAEVKDLIDADRWEAAGELLASRAQRLQAAGAEVVVLATNTMHRVADTIASGLAVPFVHIVDPTAAAIHEAGLDTVAVLGTETTMAGEFYHERFAAHGVETVVPDESARETVDRVIFEELVHGEVREASRHRLLAIVADLQEAGAEGVVLGCTELAMLLDHDDTDLPVVDTTSRHVSRAVQLCLGEAPLPGE, from the coding sequence GTGCGCCCAGGAGAGCGACACGACGAGCCGGGTGCGTCGTCGCTGCGGACCGTCGGGGTCCTCGGCGGGATGAGTCCGGCGTCGACGAGCCACTACTACGACGGGATCGTCGAGGGAGTCACCGAGGCCCGTGGCGGCCACACGAGCGCGCCGGTGATCGTGTACAGCGTGAACTTCGCCGAGGTGAAAGACCTGATCGACGCGGACCGGTGGGAGGCGGCCGGGGAGCTGCTGGCGAGTCGCGCCCAGCGACTCCAGGCGGCCGGCGCGGAGGTCGTGGTGCTGGCGACGAACACGATGCACCGGGTGGCCGACACGATCGCCTCGGGGCTCGCGGTGCCGTTCGTCCACATCGTCGACCCGACGGCGGCCGCGATCCACGAGGCGGGCCTCGACACGGTCGCCGTCCTCGGGACGGAGACGACGATGGCCGGTGAGTTCTACCACGAGCGGTTCGCCGCCCACGGGGTCGAGACGGTCGTCCCAGACGAGAGCGCCCGTGAGACGGTCGACCGCGTGATCTTCGAGGAGCTGGTCCACGGCGAGGTGCGCGAGGCCTCTCGACACAGACTCCTCGCGATCGTCGCGGACCTCCAGGAGGCGGGCGCGGAGGGGGTCGTCCTCGGCTGTACGGAACTGGCGATGCTGCTCGACCACGACGACACCGACCTGCCGGTGGTCGACACCACCAGCCGGCACGTCTCGCGTGCGGTCCAGTTGTGTCTCGGCGAGGCCCCACTGCCGGGGGAGTGA